The Engystomops pustulosus chromosome 9, aEngPut4.maternal, whole genome shotgun sequence genome includes a window with the following:
- the LOC140078000 gene encoding uncharacterized protein, with the protein METHGMEASSLDLISLNPEPREKEKDKGRAKDQSGTKKTTSRKCNMCLEKLPTDYKKPVCKTCVDNLLREERTSFVDEMRSFIREEVKTSIASSMTAFIPQEPPHKKQRVIESMSDYTSDSEGTKESMDMEPGPSNSASRMESRYLLASEELEPLLKAMRDTLKIEEVEETKSIQDELFGLLKVKKRRVFPINDTLKELILEEWREPENKISISREFKNRLSFDETEAKIWNATPKVDIQVTKMTKKTDLPFEDAIQLRDPLDRKADSLLKKTWECAMLNLKSNIATTSMARTLFHWITELEGHIRDGTPREMLLSTFSTLRAATAFIADASAEGVRISAKEGALSNSVRRSLWLRQWTGDFRSKSKLCGIPFEGEYLFGSELDTLLEKAADRKKGFPESRSSQRKQPFRDSKDRKQPFRGKGKQGRWSYPKGGRGRGFLLSASNSGPVFRKQ; encoded by the exons atggagacacatggcatggaggcttcGAGTTTGGACCTcatatccttgaaccct gagcccagggaaaaggagaaggataaagggagagctaaaGATCAGTCCGGCACTAAGAAAACCACTTCCAGAAAGTGTAATATGTGCTTAGAGAAACTCCCTACGGACTATAAAAAGCCGGTCTGTAAAACCTGCGTGGATAATCTACTCAGGGAAGAGAGAACCTCATTCGTGGATGAAATGCGTAGTTTTATCAGGGAAGAAGTGAAAACATCTATAGCATCGTCCATGACAGCTTTCATACCTCAGGAGCCTCCACATAAAAAACAAAGAGTTATAGAATCCATGTCGGATTATACATCAGACTCAGAAGGGACCAAGGAATCTATGGATATGGAGCCAGGTCCCTCCAATTCAGCAAGTAGAATGGAGTCGAGATATTTGTTAGCATCCGAAGAGCTGGAACCCTTACTAAAAGCTATGAGGGATACCCTCAAAATTGAGGAAGTAGAAGAGACCAAATCTATTCAGGACGAATTATTCGGACTTCTTAAAGTTAAGAAAAGGCGAGTGTTTCCCATAAATGACACTCTTAAGGAGCTAATCCTAGAAGAATGGAGAGAACCGGAGAACAAAATCTCCATATCTAGAGAATTTAAAAATCGACTCTCTTTTGATGAAACAGAGGCCAAAATTTGGAACGCTACCCCTAAAGTAGACATCCAGGTCACAAAAATGACCAAGAAGACGGACCTCCCGTTTGAGGACGCAATCCAGTTAAGAGATCCCCTGGATAGGAAGGCGGACAGCCTTctaaagaagacatgggagtgtgCCATGTTGAATCTAAAATCAAATATTGCCACAACATCTATGGCGCGGACTCTCTTTCATTGGATTACCGAATTGGAAGGTCATATTAGAGACGGCACTCCTAGGGAGATGCTATTGAGTACATTTTCAACGTTGAGAGCAGCCACAGCCTTCATCGCGGATGCCTCAGCGGAAGGAGTTAGAATAAGTGCCAAGGAAGGGGCACTATCAAATTCAGTCAGAAGATCACTTTGGCTTCGCCAGTGGACTGGTGATTTCAGATCGAAGTCAAAGTTATGTGGTATTCCGTTTGAAGGGGAATACCTATTCGGCTCTGAACTTGACACTCTTTTGGAAAAAGCGGCGGACAGGAAGAAAGGGTTTCCGGAATCCAGAAGTAGCCAAAGAAAGCAACCCTTTCGAGattctaaggacagaaaacagccctttagagggaaaggcaaacagggcagatggagctaccctaaaggagggagAGGAAGGGGCTTCCTTCTCAGTGCCAGCAACTCGGGCCCAGTGTtcagaaaacaatga